The window ATTGgcctttaaaattttcaatacaAAATTAGGTCAAAGTCCTTTCCCAAGATGTGGACTACTAAATTTGAGGATGGCAACCTTTCAATAAAATCATTGTCAAGGGAAAAATCTGCCAAAACAAATTCAATAGTTGCACCAATATTATCAAATGAGTATCATATGCTTAGAGGGTAGCTATCACAATGTGGTGGGGTGCCCCTTTTGGTTGCAAATGAAGCTTACCTTTTGGTTCCATTTCATCAACAAATTATCTTTTTTCTTATATCTTTGTTGGCTTTAAAATTGCATTGCCAAATTTACGAGAGAAATCTCTCTTGGACCCAAGATATCAGATAGCTatctcttattaattttttgtcccTCTTCTATTAGCAGTTAGTTTTTACCAATAAAAAACAAAGGAGATGTTACTGAGATTGTGCATTGGACGCATGAGAGATTCTCTCCAAATTCACCCACCTAAAAGTTGTTGTGAGCCAGGCTGGCAAGCTGGAGTAGAAGAATAAAGTTGAACCATTATTGCTCCTCTTGCTTTGGCTTTggctttggcttttttttttttttggtttgaaatgCTTAATCATAGTGTGTGGGTGCAAATGGTCATCTCATCTCATCTGTTTATAAATGGAAAGTGCAGGTTCACTCTTTGGTCTTGAGTGGACCACAACTCTTTCTATAACTAGCTTTGTTCCCTACACCCTTGTTTAACCCAAAGCCATGGGATTATTGAGAAGCAAACACTTTATAGGTCACTTAttcttaatattatatattattttaacaCATCGCGTCCTTTTAGAAATGTTGATTGGTTCTGTAGAGTTAACGAgtcattcttctttattttataaattattggCTGACATACGTACTGAAGTGACTTACACTGTAAAATTTTGTAGGACAGAAAGAAGCAAGTATTTTTCGTTCCTTAAtatgcttttctttttttttttgtctaatcTAGGCGGCAGCTGAATTTAATGCATGTAAAATGAATACGTGGGAGAAATGAGAGATCAATAGGGCGATAatttactaatattttttttatgttcctTACGTTGTTTCCCACTGCGTTGAcaagaagaaataaaatgaaatttattGGAAAGAAGGTAGCAAAAAAGCAAGGAACAAGATCCCACGGGATCTAAATCTAATTGCGTTTTAGCTTTTACATTGTTTGTTTCCCGATCTCTTCTCTCCACAACTGCAGCAGATGAAATGAGATACTTCATTCCTGTCCTCATTATATATATCACTCCCAACTTTCACCTTGCAAATCACAAGTTTggtaaccatttcgtttttagtttgtGGTTGGAGATATAAGAGAAATACGGGGAGAAATATATTTGAAATGGTAAGCAAAATTATAGGTTTTTGGTTTTACCTGGTTTTTGTGAAGCTGGGCTTTTGGCTAGAGATGACTTCAAGAAACCAAAGTGCTGCAGCAATGCAGATTTTCCCTGAAAGAAATCAACATTTGCACCACATTCTTTAGAGAACAGAAGCAGATAACAAAAAACCCGAATTACGAAAAAGTACAAAGAAAGAACCTTCTTGTGTGTTGCAGAAAAACCCTCAGAGTAACCCAATACATTCTGCATTGAAGATTCATCTTTTGAGAAATTAGTACTCAACTTCTTCTGTAAAATAAGAGCACATTTATGTAAACACATCGACccgaaaaacaaatatatacattTATGCAAACATGTTGCTATTAATTTTTGCCTTGGAATAGTTGAGGACTGGGGAGCTGGCGGTGTCATCAAGGTGGAGCTCTCTGCTGCCATTTCCTTTGCTCTTCTTCTTGCTTTTCTTTCCCAATTTGGAACCCCACGAAACCGAAAAAGAAGATCCGTTTTCGTACACGCAGTCTTCGTCAAAGTCGTGGTAATGTGGAGGTCCAGAAGAAGCATCAGAAACCATTGAAagatcctcttcctcttcttcttcttcttttgtctcCACATAATCAGCAAAACCCCCAGGCTTTTGGACCTGACTTTGAGAAAGATAAGAGGACTGATCCAAGTAACTTGTCCATCCAGATTCACATCCACTATTGCATTGTGATGGTGATATATTCATCTCCACTCTCCTCGGCCCAAAACGGACTTTCACACTTAACTTCGAGCGGTATTTCTAACAGGGTGCTGTTATTGAGGCTCCAAAAAACGAAGAAAGTGTGTATTTTGCGGTAGTACAGTTAGCTGTTGCTCTGGCAATCtccccttcttttcttttcttttcttttctttttctgtcaaAGTTATTGTGGTTGTGGTTGTTTATATAAACACAGttgagagggagggagggaggaaaaaaaaccaaacaaatcacATTCAAATCCTAGACTGCATGTGTCCTTTGCTCTATCTTTTGGCCTTGTTATTTTATCTCTTTGTGGGTGAATCAAATTTGCCAGTTGGTTGTGAGTGTGTGTGGGggagggagaggaagagaggaaaCAATGTCAATTGGTAAAGTGTTGTGATGAGGGAAGTGGTTATAATTTTATGTACAATTTTAGCAATAAACAGCTTGTTTCTACTTTTTTGATCAAAAGAGAGACATATCTCGCTATTTACTtgttttttgccttttttttcccCTACTGCCTAAACCTTCCTTCCTAACCACTACTCTATGAAGTGGAAGAGTTGAACAAATAATTAAAGTATATTAGATGGTGACCACTTATTTAATATcgtatttcattatttttaccTTGTTGTCCAAGACTCTAATAGCTCATTTgatg of the Pyrus communis chromosome 1, drPyrComm1.1, whole genome shotgun sequence genome contains:
- the LOC137713123 gene encoding protein SOB FIVE-LIKE 5-like, producing the protein MNISPSQCNSGCESGWTSYLDQSSYLSQSQVQKPGGFADYVETKEEEEEEEDLSMVSDASSGPPHYHDFDEDCVYENGSSFSVSWGSKLGKKSKKKSKGNGSRELHLDDTASSPVLNYSKKKLSTNFSKDESSMQNVLGYSEGFSATHKKGKSALLQHFGFLKSSLAKSPASQKPGESWE